A DNA window from Mycobacterium sp. IDR2000157661 contains the following coding sequences:
- the trpS gene encoding tryptophan--tRNA ligase, protein MNTPSRRVVFSGVQPTSDSLHLGNALGAVQQWVGLQDDYEAFFCVVDLHAITIPQDPDQLRRRTLVTAAQYLALGVDPARATIFVQSHVPAHTELAWALGCFTGFGQASRMTQFKDKSQKEGAEATTVGLFTYPVLMAADVLLYDTDVVPVGEDQRQHLELARDVAQRFNSRFPDTFVVPDVLIGKETAKIYDLQDPTSKMSKSAATEAGLISLLDDPKLSAKKIRSAVTDSERDIRYDPAAKPGVSNLLTIQSAVTGTDIDKLVEGYAGRGYGDLKADTAEAVVEFVGPIKARVDELLAEAGELESVLAAGAARAREVSAGTVKRVYDRLGFLPSRD, encoded by the coding sequence ATGAACACGCCCTCTCGTCGCGTCGTCTTCTCCGGCGTGCAACCCACCTCCGACTCATTGCACCTCGGCAACGCGTTGGGTGCGGTCCAGCAGTGGGTGGGTCTGCAGGACGACTACGAGGCGTTCTTCTGCGTCGTCGACCTGCACGCGATCACGATCCCGCAGGATCCCGACCAGCTGCGGCGCCGCACGCTCGTGACGGCGGCGCAGTATCTGGCGCTGGGCGTCGACCCCGCCCGGGCGACGATCTTCGTGCAGAGCCATGTGCCCGCGCACACCGAACTGGCCTGGGCGCTGGGCTGTTTCACCGGTTTCGGGCAGGCCTCGCGGATGACCCAATTCAAGGACAAGTCCCAGAAGGAGGGCGCCGAGGCCACAACGGTCGGGTTGTTCACCTACCCCGTGCTGATGGCCGCCGACGTGTTGCTCTACGACACGGACGTGGTGCCGGTCGGCGAGGACCAGCGCCAGCACCTCGAACTGGCCCGCGATGTCGCGCAACGCTTCAACTCCCGGTTCCCGGACACCTTCGTGGTCCCCGACGTGCTGATCGGCAAGGAGACCGCCAAGATCTACGACCTGCAGGACCCCACATCGAAGATGAGCAAGTCCGCGGCCACCGAGGCGGGACTGATCAGCCTGCTCGACGATCCGAAGTTGTCGGCCAAAAAGATTCGCTCGGCCGTCACCGACAGCGAGCGTGACATCCGTTACGACCCCGCGGCGAAGCCCGGCGTTTCCAACCTGCTGACCATCCAATCGGCCGTCACGGGCACGGACATCGACAAGCTGGTGGAGGGGTACGCCGGCCGTGGATACGGCGATCTCAAGGCGGACACCGCCGAGGCGGTGGTCGAGTTCGTCGGCCCGATCAAGGCCAGGGTCGACGAATTGCTCGCCGAAGCGGGCGAACTGGAATCGGTGCTGGCGGCAGGCGCCGCGCGCGCCCGCGAAGTGTCTGCCGGCA
- a CDS encoding alpha/beta hydrolase, with protein MRRFLALGAVTAALATLPGCGADSPEEQRPASTAVVIVSGGDATSPFTGPDQACATGLAAGNTDTALREYLLGKGYAVYTSPAMAGRGQVVDQTGFGAFGVCPVTLPENMTVNSTGSIDTAGEHLGRFLNWLHTDKGIAEVDFVAHSMGGLYSRAAIRVLATTDAPVKVRSLTTIGTPWQGSYLSDYANGLVPLTVCQGDRFCEDAMKTFKDRVIELMAGSGREVNRAFLMGEDGWNEFQSGVLDDIPVVLIGGKRFTGAGQANPTVWPNDGLVALQSALAEGVGDPVLPHRRCHTFDDTHSIYVSDLAGLDWQTALTWDPRVFDVVHQAIENAPQALDGPNREGCPTN; from the coding sequence GTGCGACGTTTCCTGGCGCTCGGGGCCGTGACGGCCGCGTTGGCGACGCTGCCCGGTTGTGGCGCCGACTCCCCCGAGGAGCAGCGTCCCGCGTCGACGGCTGTCGTGATCGTGTCCGGCGGAGATGCGACCAGTCCGTTCACCGGCCCCGACCAGGCCTGCGCCACCGGTCTGGCGGCCGGCAACACCGACACCGCGCTGCGCGAGTACCTGCTGGGTAAGGGCTATGCGGTCTACACCTCGCCGGCGATGGCGGGCCGCGGCCAGGTCGTCGACCAGACGGGGTTCGGCGCGTTCGGAGTGTGTCCGGTAACGCTGCCGGAGAACATGACGGTCAACTCCACCGGCAGCATCGACACCGCCGGTGAACACCTGGGCCGATTTCTGAACTGGCTGCATACCGACAAGGGCATCGCCGAGGTCGATTTCGTCGCCCACTCGATGGGCGGGCTGTACTCCCGGGCCGCGATCAGGGTGCTGGCGACCACCGACGCGCCGGTGAAGGTCCGTTCGCTGACCACGATCGGCACGCCTTGGCAGGGCTCCTACCTGTCGGACTACGCCAACGGGCTGGTGCCGCTGACCGTCTGTCAGGGCGACCGGTTCTGCGAGGACGCCATGAAGACCTTCAAGGACCGGGTGATCGAACTGATGGCCGGCTCCGGCCGGGAGGTCAACCGCGCGTTCCTGATGGGCGAGGACGGCTGGAACGAGTTCCAATCCGGGGTGCTCGACGACATCCCCGTGGTGCTGATCGGCGGCAAGCGATTCACCGGGGCGGGTCAGGCGAATCCGACCGTCTGGCCCAACGACGGCCTGGTCGCCCTGCAGAGCGCGTTGGCCGAGGGCGTCGGCGACCCGGTGCTGCCGCACCGACGGTGTCACACCTTCGACGACACGCACAGCATCTACGTGTCCGATCTGGCCGGTCTGGACTGGCAGACCGCGCTGACGTGGGATCCGCGGGTGTTCGACGTGGTGCACCAGGCGATCGAGAACGCCCCGCAGGCGCTCGACGGCCCCAACCGCGAGGGCTGCCCGACGAACTGA
- a CDS encoding alpha/beta fold hydrolase, translated as MTERAPIHAGSGEPMLLLHPFMMSQNVWKDVAPMVAETGRYEVLAPTMPGHNGGVKGRFFLDTNELADDMERRMDALGWDTAHIVGNSLGGWVAFELERRGRARTLTGIAPAGGWHHYSPVKFEIVGKFVAGFPVWLGAKVLGPRALRLPFIRQLAYVPISAGSDRLSDEDLLVIIDDVTHCPAYYQLLLKALLLPGLLELAEGKCPTHLVICEKDRVLPHPRFTRHFTDHLPQTTEITHLDDVGHIPMFEAPRRIADVIVEFVDRYATSPPQTALGG; from the coding sequence ATGACCGAACGCGCACCGATCCACGCCGGATCCGGCGAACCGATGCTGTTGCTACACCCGTTCATGATGTCTCAGAACGTGTGGAAAGACGTCGCACCGATGGTTGCCGAGACGGGCCGCTACGAGGTACTCGCGCCGACCATGCCCGGCCACAACGGCGGCGTCAAGGGCCGGTTCTTCCTGGACACCAACGAACTGGCCGACGACATGGAACGCCGCATGGACGCGCTGGGCTGGGACACCGCCCACATCGTCGGCAACTCGCTGGGCGGCTGGGTCGCCTTCGAGTTGGAGCGGCGCGGCCGGGCCCGCACGCTGACCGGCATCGCCCCGGCCGGCGGCTGGCACCACTACAGCCCCGTCAAGTTCGAGATCGTCGGCAAGTTCGTGGCCGGCTTTCCGGTGTGGCTGGGCGCCAAGGTGCTGGGTCCGCGCGCGTTGCGGCTGCCGTTCATCCGCCAGCTGGCGTACGTGCCGATCAGCGCCGGCTCGGACCGGTTGAGCGACGAGGATCTGCTCGTCATCATCGACGACGTCACGCACTGCCCGGCGTACTACCAGCTGCTGCTCAAGGCGCTGCTGCTGCCCGGCCTGCTCGAACTCGCCGAAGGCAAGTGCCCGACGCATCTGGTGATCTGCGAGAAGGACCGCGTGCTTCCGCATCCGCGGTTCACCCGCCATTTCACCGACCACCTACCGCAGACCACCGAGATCACGCACCTCGACGACGTCGGGCACATCCCGATGTTCGAGGCGCCGCGCCGGATCGCCGATGTGATCGTGGAGTTCGTCGACCGGTACGCGACCTCACCGCCGCAGACCGCGCTGGGCGGCTAG
- a CDS encoding NADP-dependent isocitrate dehydrogenase, translating to MSDEQPTIIYTLTDEAPLLATYAFLPIIRTFTEPAGIDVETSDISVAARILAEFSDRLDDNRRVPDNLGRLGELTHAPDTNIIKLPNISASVPQLLAAIKELQAKGYDLPDYPGDPKSDEEREIKERYAKALGSAVNPVLRQGNSDRRAPKAVKEYARKHPHSMGQWSQASRTHVATMRGGDFYAGEKSMTLDRDRKVKMVLTTKGGEEMVLKPEVALDEGDIIDSMFMSKKALCEFYEREMQDAYETGVMFSLHVKATMMKVSHPIVFGHAVKVFYKEAFAKHEKLFDELGVNVNNGMSDLYDKIESLPASQREEIINDIHACHEHRPELAMVDSARGITNFHSPSDVIVDASMPAMIRLGGKMYGADGRTKDTKAVNPESTFSRIYQEMINFCKTHGQFDPTTMGTVPNVGLMAQKAEEYGSHDKTFEIPEDGVADIVDIDSGEVLMSQNVETGDIWRMPVVKDAPIRDWVKLAVTRARASGMTALFWLDTERPHEVELRKKVKEYLKDHDTEGLHIQIMPQVWAMRYTLERLVRGQDTIAVTGNILRDYLTDLFPILELGTSAKMLSIVPLMAGGGMYETGAGGSAPKHVHQLVEENHLRWDSLGEYLALGECFEDLGRKTGNKRATLLGKTLDSAIGKLLDNNKSPSRKAGELDNRGSQYYLAMYWAQELAEQTDDKELADHFADLAKNLAENEDAIVSELAEVQGSSVDIGGYYYPDAEKTTAVMRPSKTLNSVLEGATAAPVTEL from the coding sequence ATGAGTGACGAGCAGCCGACCATCATCTATACGCTCACCGACGAGGCGCCGCTGCTTGCGACCTACGCCTTCCTTCCGATCATCCGCACCTTCACCGAACCGGCCGGCATCGACGTCGAGACCAGCGACATCTCGGTGGCGGCGCGCATTCTGGCCGAGTTCTCCGACCGCCTCGACGACAACCGGCGGGTGCCGGACAACCTGGGCAGGCTGGGCGAGCTCACGCACGCTCCGGACACCAACATCATCAAGTTGCCAAACATCAGCGCTTCGGTGCCGCAGCTGCTGGCCGCCATCAAGGAGCTCCAGGCCAAGGGCTACGACCTGCCCGATTACCCGGGCGACCCGAAGTCCGACGAGGAGCGCGAGATCAAGGAGCGCTACGCCAAAGCCCTCGGCAGTGCGGTCAACCCGGTGCTGCGGCAGGGCAACTCCGACCGCCGCGCACCGAAAGCGGTCAAGGAGTACGCCCGCAAGCATCCGCACAGCATGGGTCAGTGGTCGCAGGCGTCGCGCACACACGTGGCGACCATGCGCGGCGGCGACTTCTACGCCGGCGAGAAGTCGATGACGCTCGATCGCGATCGCAAGGTCAAGATGGTGCTGACCACCAAGGGCGGCGAGGAGATGGTGCTCAAGCCGGAGGTGGCGCTCGACGAGGGCGACATCATCGACAGCATGTTCATGAGCAAAAAGGCGCTGTGCGAGTTCTACGAACGCGAGATGCAGGACGCCTACGAGACGGGCGTGATGTTCTCGCTGCACGTGAAGGCGACGATGATGAAGGTCAGCCACCCGATCGTGTTCGGCCACGCGGTCAAGGTGTTCTACAAGGAGGCGTTCGCCAAGCACGAGAAGCTCTTCGACGAACTCGGCGTCAACGTCAACAACGGCATGTCCGATCTGTACGACAAGATCGAGTCGCTGCCCGCCTCGCAGCGCGAGGAGATCATCAACGACATCCACGCCTGCCACGAGCACCGGCCCGAACTCGCGATGGTGGATTCGGCGCGCGGCATCACTAACTTCCATTCGCCCAGCGACGTGATCGTCGACGCCTCGATGCCGGCGATGATCCGGTTGGGCGGCAAGATGTACGGCGCCGACGGGCGCACCAAGGACACCAAGGCCGTCAATCCGGAGTCGACGTTCTCCCGGATCTACCAGGAGATGATCAACTTCTGTAAGACGCACGGCCAGTTCGACCCGACGACGATGGGCACCGTCCCGAACGTCGGCCTGATGGCGCAAAAGGCCGAGGAATACGGCAGCCACGACAAGACCTTCGAGATTCCCGAGGACGGCGTCGCCGACATCGTCGACATCGACAGCGGCGAGGTGTTGATGTCGCAGAACGTCGAGACCGGCGACATCTGGCGCATGCCGGTGGTCAAGGACGCGCCGATCCGCGACTGGGTCAAGCTGGCCGTCACCCGGGCGCGGGCCTCGGGCATGACGGCGCTGTTCTGGCTCGACACCGAACGCCCGCACGAGGTCGAGCTACGCAAGAAGGTCAAGGAGTACCTCAAGGACCACGACACCGAGGGCCTGCACATCCAGATCATGCCGCAGGTCTGGGCGATGCGGTACACGCTCGAGCGGCTCGTCCGTGGCCAGGACACCATCGCCGTGACCGGAAACATCCTGCGCGACTACCTGACCGACCTGTTCCCGATCCTGGAGCTGGGCACCAGCGCCAAGATGCTGTCGATCGTGCCGTTGATGGCCGGCGGCGGCATGTACGAGACCGGCGCGGGCGGTTCGGCTCCCAAGCACGTGCACCAGCTGGTCGAGGAGAACCACCTGAGGTGGGATTCGCTCGGCGAATACCTCGCGCTCGGCGAGTGTTTCGAGGATCTCGGCCGCAAGACCGGCAACAAGCGCGCGACCCTGCTGGGCAAGACGCTCGATTCCGCGATCGGAAAACTGTTGGACAACAACAAGAGCCCGTCCCGCAAGGCCGGTGAGCTGGACAACCGGGGAAGCCAGTACTACCTGGCCATGTACTGGGCCCAGGAGCTCGCCGAGCAGACCGATGACAAGGAACTCGCCGACCACTTCGCCGATCTGGCCAAGAACCTGGCCGAGAACGAGGACGCGATCGTATCCGAACTCGCTGAGGTGCAGGGAAGTTCGGTCGATATCGGGGGCTATTACTATCCCGACGCCGAGAAGACCACCGCCGTGATGCGGCCCAGCAAGACGCTCAACTCGGTGCTGGAAGGCGCGACGGCTGCGCCGGTGACCGAGCTCTAG
- a CDS encoding bifunctional o-acetylhomoserine/o-acetylserine sulfhydrylase: MSTPEDSTTRWAFETKQVHAGQTPDAATNARALPIYQTTSYTFNSTDHAAALFGLAETGNIYTRIMNPTTDVVEQRIAALEGGVAALFLASGQAAEHFAILNLANAGDHIVSSPRLYGGTYNLFHYTLPKIGIEVSFVENPDDMDSWRAAVRPNTKAFFAETISNPQIDVLDIPSVAAVAHDNGVPLIVDNTIATPYLIQPLSHGADIVVHSATKYLGGHGAAIAGVIVDGGNFDWTNGKFPGFTTPDPSYHGVVFAELGPPAYALKARVQLLRDLGSAASPFNAFLIAQGLETLSLRVERHVENAQRVAEYLDSHDDVISVNYAGLPSSPWHELGKKLAPRGTGAVLAFELAGGVDAGKAFVNALTLHSHVANIGDVRSLVIHPASTTHAQLSPEEQLATGVTPGLVRLAVGIEGIDDILADLEQGFAAAKPFSAADAADPNTTAAF; this comes from the coding sequence ATGAGCACGCCGGAAGATTCGACCACTCGCTGGGCGTTCGAGACCAAGCAGGTCCACGCCGGCCAGACGCCCGACGCCGCCACCAACGCGCGGGCGCTGCCGATCTACCAGACCACGTCATACACCTTCAACAGCACCGACCACGCCGCGGCGCTGTTCGGGCTCGCCGAGACCGGCAACATCTACACCCGGATCATGAACCCGACGACCGACGTCGTCGAGCAGCGCATCGCGGCGCTGGAGGGGGGCGTGGCCGCGCTGTTCCTGGCCTCCGGGCAGGCCGCCGAGCACTTCGCGATCCTCAACCTCGCCAACGCCGGCGATCACATCGTCTCCAGCCCGCGGCTCTACGGCGGCACCTACAACCTGTTCCACTACACGCTGCCCAAGATCGGCATCGAGGTCAGCTTCGTCGAGAATCCCGACGACATGGACTCCTGGCGTGCCGCGGTGCGGCCCAACACCAAGGCGTTCTTCGCCGAGACCATCTCCAACCCCCAGATCGATGTGCTCGACATTCCTTCGGTCGCCGCGGTGGCCCACGACAACGGCGTGCCGCTGATCGTCGACAACACGATCGCCACCCCGTACCTGATCCAGCCGCTGAGCCACGGCGCTGACATCGTCGTGCACTCGGCCACCAAGTATCTGGGCGGCCACGGCGCGGCGATCGCCGGTGTCATCGTCGACGGCGGCAACTTCGACTGGACGAACGGCAAGTTCCCCGGATTCACCACCCCCGACCCGAGCTACCACGGGGTGGTGTTCGCAGAACTCGGCCCGCCCGCGTATGCGCTCAAGGCGCGTGTTCAGCTGCTGCGCGACCTGGGTTCGGCGGCGTCGCCGTTCAACGCCTTCCTGATCGCGCAGGGTTTGGAGACGCTGAGCCTGCGCGTCGAACGTCACGTGGAGAATGCGCAGCGCGTCGCCGAGTACCTGGACAGCCACGACGACGTCATCTCGGTGAATTACGCGGGGCTGCCCAGCTCACCGTGGCATGAGCTCGGCAAGAAGCTGGCGCCCAGGGGCACCGGTGCGGTGCTGGCTTTCGAGCTGGCCGGCGGCGTCGACGCGGGCAAGGCGTTCGTCAACGCGCTGACGTTGCACAGCCACGTCGCCAACATCGGTGACGTGCGCTCGCTGGTGATCCATCCGGCGTCGACCACGCATGCGCAGCTCTCGCCCGAGGAGCAGCTGGCCACCGGTGTCACGCCCGGCCTGGTGCGGCTGGCGGTCGGCATCGAGGGCATCGACGACATCCTCGCCGACCTCGAGCAGGGTTTCGCCGCGGCGAAACCGTTCAGCGCGGCGGACGCCGCGGATCCGAACACCACAGCGGCGTTCTGA
- the metX gene encoding homoserine O-acetyltransferase MetX: MTIFDVEADVPLVSLPDEGEIGVVDIGPLTLENGTVLDDVSIAVQRWGELSPTRDNVVVVLHALTGDSYITGPAVPDHPTGGWWDGVAGPGAAIDTDRWCAVATNVLGGCRGSTGPGSLHPDGKAWGSRFPAVSIRDQVQADIAALAALGITEVAAVVGGSMGGARALEWIVGHPDKVRSALVLAVGARATADQIGTQCSQVAAIKSDPNWQNGDYYGTGLSPDTGMEIARRFAHLTYRGEMELDTRFANDPQGAEDPGTGGRYAVQSYLEHQGRKLVARFDAGTYVTLTDSLSSHDVGRGRGGVEAALRGCPVPVVVGGITSDRLYPLRLQQELAELLPNCRGLDVVESIYGHDGFLVETEAVYKLIRQTLELASRR, from the coding sequence ATGACAATCTTCGACGTGGAAGCCGACGTGCCATTGGTGAGCCTGCCCGACGAGGGCGAGATCGGTGTCGTCGACATCGGCCCCCTGACACTGGAGAACGGCACGGTGCTCGACGACGTGTCGATCGCGGTGCAGCGCTGGGGTGAACTGTCGCCGACCCGCGACAACGTGGTGGTGGTGCTGCACGCGCTGACCGGTGATTCCTACATCACCGGGCCTGCGGTGCCCGACCACCCGACCGGCGGCTGGTGGGACGGTGTTGCCGGGCCCGGCGCCGCGATCGACACCGACCGCTGGTGCGCGGTGGCGACCAACGTGCTCGGCGGCTGCCGCGGCTCGACCGGTCCCGGTTCGCTACACCCGGACGGCAAGGCGTGGGGGTCGAGGTTTCCGGCGGTGTCAATCCGCGACCAGGTCCAGGCCGATATCGCCGCGCTCGCCGCGCTGGGTATCACCGAGGTCGCAGCGGTGGTGGGCGGCTCGATGGGCGGCGCCCGCGCGCTGGAGTGGATCGTCGGCCACCCCGACAAGGTGCGTTCCGCGCTGGTGCTGGCCGTCGGGGCCCGTGCCACCGCCGACCAGATCGGCACCCAGTGCTCGCAGGTCGCCGCGATCAAGTCGGATCCGAACTGGCAGAACGGCGACTACTACGGCACCGGGCTGTCTCCCGACACCGGCATGGAGATCGCCCGGCGGTTCGCGCACCTGACGTATCGCGGCGAGATGGAGCTCGACACCCGGTTCGCAAACGATCCGCAGGGCGCCGAGGATCCGGGGACCGGCGGTCGCTACGCCGTGCAGAGTTACCTCGAGCACCAGGGCCGCAAGCTGGTCGCCCGGTTCGACGCGGGCACCTACGTCACGCTGACCGACTCGTTGTCGAGCCACGACGTGGGGCGCGGCCGCGGAGGTGTCGAGGCCGCCCTGCGCGGCTGCCCGGTGCCGGTGGTCGTCGGCGGCATCACCTCGGATCGGCTGTACCCGCTGCGGCTGCAGCAGGAGTTGGCCGAGCTGCTGCCCAACTGCCGCGGGCTCGACGTCGTCGAGTCGATCTACGGACATGACGGGTTCCTGGTCGAGACGGAGGCGGTGTACAAGCTGATCCGCCAGACCCTGGAGCTGGCGTCTCGCCGATGA
- a CDS encoding class I SAM-dependent methyltransferase: MTTQQRSLSFGAEAAAYERGRPSYPPEAIDWLLPSYAQKVLDLGAGTGKLTTRLVERGLDVYAVDPIPEMLELLTTSLPDTPALLGTAEEIPLPDDSVDTVLVAQAWHWFDTERAVKEVARVLRPGGRLGLVWNSRDERLGWVKELGRIIGHENAQVNESTMLPEPFTGVERHQVEWTSYLTPQALIDLVASRSYCITSPERVRTRTLDRVRELLATHPALANSTGLALPYVTVCIRATLS, from the coding sequence ATGACGACCCAGCAACGCTCGCTGTCGTTCGGTGCCGAAGCCGCGGCCTACGAGCGCGGCAGGCCGTCGTACCCGCCGGAGGCGATCGACTGGTTGCTGCCGTCCTACGCGCAGAAGGTGCTCGATCTCGGTGCCGGCACCGGCAAGTTGACCACCCGGCTGGTGGAACGCGGGCTCGATGTCTACGCCGTCGACCCGATACCGGAGATGCTCGAGTTGCTGACCACGTCGCTGCCCGACACCCCGGCGCTGCTGGGCACCGCCGAGGAGATCCCGCTGCCCGACGACAGCGTCGACACCGTGCTGGTGGCCCAGGCGTGGCACTGGTTCGACACCGAGCGCGCGGTCAAGGAGGTGGCGCGGGTGCTGCGGCCCGGCGGCCGACTCGGCCTGGTGTGGAATTCCCGCGACGAACGGCTGGGCTGGGTCAAAGAGCTCGGCCGCATCATCGGCCACGAGAATGCCCAAGTCAACGAGTCGACCATGCTGCCCGAGCCGTTCACCGGAGTCGAACGCCACCAGGTCGAGTGGACGAGCTACCTGACACCGCAGGCGCTCATCGACCTTGTCGCCTCCCGCAGCTACTGCATCACCTCCCCCGAGCGGGTGCGCACCAGGACGCTGGACCGGGTGCGCGAGCTGTTGGCCACCCATCCGGCACTGGCCAACTCGACCGGGCTGGCGTTGCCGTACGTCACCGTGTGCATCCGCGCGACGCTGTCCTAG
- a CDS encoding glycosyltransferase: MSARALLNPRSIAWLAALCLVPAVCFAVAPSLFFALLTPSIVIAYLASILDRNWLLIKGIRSSPMVVVDDAEARAMPDAGLPLYTVLLPVYDEPEILENLIDGVGRLEYPKAKLEILLLVEDDDVATQEAVRDITDNSVRVVTVPHSLPKTKPKACNYAMRTAGVRGEMMTIYDAEDVPEPLQLRKAVAAFRRLPADVGCLQCRLGYFNERQNLLTRWFSMEYDQWFRLILPAVQASNCVVLLGGTSSHLPTDVWRDVGGWDEFNVTEDADLGVRLARHGYRTLILDSETLEEANSDVLNWVRQRSRWYKGYLQTMFVHLRHPATLRQEIGFKATLRLINLTGAVTITNFLNLLFWLVMAMWVAGRPEFVSVLFPAFPYYVSLALLFLGAPISIYVGLLVINNLGKPCLWWAALLAPMYWLLQSVAAVKAVYQFIFRPSFWEKTVHGLSGQSRPAVEVGGP; this comes from the coding sequence CTGTCGGCGCGCGCGCTCCTCAACCCTCGGTCCATTGCCTGGCTGGCGGCGCTCTGTCTTGTGCCTGCGGTCTGTTTCGCGGTGGCGCCATCGCTTTTTTTCGCGCTCCTGACGCCGAGTATCGTGATCGCTTACCTCGCTTCGATACTCGATCGCAATTGGTTGCTGATCAAGGGCATTCGATCGTCACCGATGGTGGTTGTCGATGACGCTGAAGCCCGTGCGATGCCGGACGCCGGGCTGCCGCTCTATACGGTGCTGCTACCGGTCTACGACGAACCGGAGATATTGGAGAACCTGATCGACGGCGTGGGCAGATTGGAGTACCCCAAGGCCAAGCTGGAGATTCTGCTCCTGGTCGAAGACGATGACGTCGCGACGCAGGAGGCGGTGCGCGACATCACCGACAACTCCGTTCGGGTGGTCACCGTTCCGCACAGCCTGCCGAAGACCAAGCCCAAGGCGTGCAACTACGCGATGCGTACGGCGGGCGTCAGGGGCGAGATGATGACGATCTACGACGCCGAGGACGTTCCGGAGCCACTGCAACTTCGTAAGGCCGTGGCGGCTTTTCGCAGACTGCCCGCCGACGTCGGTTGCCTGCAGTGTCGGCTCGGCTACTTCAACGAGCGTCAGAACCTGCTGACCCGTTGGTTCTCGATGGAATACGACCAGTGGTTCAGGCTGATACTGCCCGCGGTCCAGGCATCGAACTGCGTCGTGCTGCTCGGGGGCACCTCAAGTCACCTGCCCACCGACGTGTGGCGCGATGTGGGCGGCTGGGACGAGTTCAACGTCACCGAAGACGCGGACCTCGGAGTTCGGCTGGCACGGCACGGGTACCGCACGTTGATTCTGGACTCCGAAACCCTCGAGGAGGCCAATTCCGATGTGCTGAACTGGGTTCGGCAGCGTTCGCGGTGGTACAAGGGTTATCTGCAGACGATGTTCGTGCACTTGCGCCATCCCGCGACTCTCCGGCAGGAGATCGGGTTCAAAGCCACTCTCCGGCTGATCAACCTGACCGGAGCGGTAACGATCACCAACTTTCTCAACCTGTTGTTCTGGCTGGTCATGGCGATGTGGGTGGCGGGTCGTCCGGAGTTCGTCAGTGTTCTCTTTCCCGCGTTTCCGTATTACGTCAGCCTCGCCTTGTTATTTCTGGGTGCGCCGATCTCCATCTACGTCGGTCTTCTCGTCATCAACAACCTGGGTAAGCCCTGCCTGTGGTGGGCCGCGCTGCTGGCGCCGATGTACTGGCTGCTGCAATCGGTGGCCGCGGTGAAAGCCGTGTACCAGTTCATCTTCCGACCTTCCTTCTGGGAGAAGACCGTGCACGGCCTCTCCGGACAGAGTCGACCGGCGGTCGAGGTGGGAGGGCCGTGA
- a CDS encoding DUF3017 domain-containing protein, which produces MIFLAAFGLVVTGYWRRGALVMAIGVGVAAALRLALSDERAGLLAVRSRGVDFVTTATVSATMLYIAWTIDPLGTG; this is translated from the coding sequence CTGATCTTCCTCGCGGCGTTCGGTCTGGTCGTAACCGGCTACTGGCGCCGCGGCGCGCTCGTGATGGCGATCGGCGTCGGGGTTGCCGCGGCGTTGCGGCTGGCGCTCAGCGACGAGCGCGCGGGACTGCTCGCGGTGCGCAGTCGCGGGGTCGACTTCGTGACCACCGCGACCGTGAGCGCCACGATGCTCTACATCGCGTGGACCATCGACCCGCTGGGCACCGGCTAG